The proteins below come from a single Dehalococcoidia bacterium genomic window:
- a CDS encoding Lrp/AsnC family transcriptional regulator → MTVTGVPAGISDPVNKAILAVSEDRLQGFQPDPFGEIAERCGLPVALVIERVRAMLEAGTIRRVRQTLLSTNIAEGALVAWRVEPARLDGAFDFMFRDDPFSGHVVVRSTDAATAGSAYRLWTTVKVPQGFSLARHCAYLARRAGAEAYRIMPARCLFALGVGHVRRRGMQPGARAAEPADILPVARVRLSELEWRVLGALKREFEPGELRRDLWQARAAEAGLPVSAFVEVARSLEGRKLIGRFSTFLEHVKEHADGERVTRYNALFHWAVPPGREIDAGREVGRHLIVTHAYWREAGPEFGNVNIMAVVHGVDKAEVLAHKAAIDAHLRAAGIEAAYSNVFWGGRSEIKPSEIMPSAYAEWCRREGIDPDEMREEAPEDDADRTS, encoded by the coding sequence ATGACGGTCACAGGCGTACCGGCAGGCATCAGCGACCCGGTGAACAAGGCGATCCTGGCCGTGTCCGAGGACCGCCTGCAGGGCTTTCAACCCGACCCGTTCGGCGAGATCGCGGAGCGCTGCGGCCTCCCCGTCGCGCTCGTAATCGAGCGCGTGCGGGCCATGCTCGAAGCCGGGACCATCAGGCGCGTCCGCCAGACGCTGCTTTCGACGAACATCGCGGAGGGTGCGCTCGTCGCGTGGAGGGTCGAGCCGGCACGCCTGGATGGCGCCTTCGACTTCATGTTCCGGGACGACCCCTTTTCGGGACATGTAGTTGTCCGCTCCACGGACGCCGCGACGGCCGGCTCCGCCTATCGCCTCTGGACGACCGTCAAGGTGCCGCAGGGGTTCTCGCTCGCCAGGCATTGCGCCTACCTGGCACGCCGCGCCGGCGCGGAGGCCTATCGCATCATGCCGGCGCGGTGTTTGTTCGCCCTCGGCGTCGGCCACGTCCGCCGGCGCGGCATGCAACCCGGCGCCCGGGCCGCTGAGCCGGCCGACATCCTGCCGGTCGCTCGCGTGCGGCTGAGTGAACTCGAGTGGCGCGTGCTCGGCGCCCTGAAGCGCGAGTTCGAGCCGGGCGAACTTCGCCGCGATCTCTGGCAGGCGCGGGCAGCGGAAGCCGGCTTGCCGGTCAGTGCTTTCGTCGAAGTCGCGCGCTCGCTCGAAGGGCGGAAGCTCATCGGCCGTTTCTCGACCTTCCTGGAGCACGTAAAGGAGCACGCCGACGGCGAGCGCGTTACTCGCTACAATGCGCTCTTCCATTGGGCCGTCCCGCCCGGCCGGGAGATCGACGCCGGGCGCGAAGTCGGCCGGCACCTGATCGTGACGCATGCCTACTGGCGGGAGGCGGGCCCGGAGTTCGGCAACGTGAACATCATGGCCGTTGTGCACGGGGTGGACAAAGCAGAGGTGCTGGCCCATAAGGCGGCTATCGACGCTCACCTCCGCGCGGCCGGAATCGAGGCCGCCTACTCGAACGTCTTCTGGGGCGGCCGCAGCGAGATCAAGCCTTCGGAGATCATGCCCTCCGCCTACGCAGAATGGTGCAGACGCGAGGGCATCGATCCGGATGAGATGCGGGAGGAGGCACCGGAGGATGACGCGGACCGTACTTCGTGA
- a CDS encoding chlorite dismutase family protein: MTRTVLREAIDVPKQNGQQAVHFGFYKIDQAWWDLPPRRRAELGGELLRLVERWSERLLLVTYSLAGIRADCDLMFWKAADSVDDIHEMGVEVARSGPGRYLRPAHAFLSLTKRSIYVRQHRHEGQDGDRTKIAPVGAKYLFVYPFVKTRAWYALPLERRQAMMNEHIRVGHKYPRVKLNTTYSFGLDDQEFVVAFETDHPSDFLDLVMELRETEATQYTQRDTPIFTCIRVEGPDLLRTLGVEVTQEA; this comes from the coding sequence ATGACGCGGACCGTACTTCGTGAGGCGATAGACGTGCCGAAGCAGAACGGCCAGCAGGCCGTCCACTTCGGCTTCTACAAGATCGACCAGGCGTGGTGGGACCTGCCGCCGCGGCGGCGCGCGGAGCTCGGCGGCGAGCTGCTGCGGCTGGTCGAGCGCTGGTCGGAGCGGCTGCTGCTCGTCACGTACAGTCTGGCCGGCATCCGCGCGGACTGCGACCTCATGTTCTGGAAGGCCGCGGACAGCGTCGACGACATCCACGAGATGGGCGTCGAGGTCGCCCGCTCCGGCCCCGGCCGCTACCTGCGCCCGGCGCACGCCTTCCTGTCGCTGACCAAGCGCTCCATTTACGTCCGCCAGCACCGGCATGAAGGCCAGGACGGCGACCGCACGAAGATTGCGCCCGTGGGGGCAAAGTACCTCTTCGTCTACCCGTTCGTTAAGACGCGCGCCTGGTACGCGCTTCCCCTCGAGCGGCGGCAGGCGATGATGAATGAGCACATCCGCGTCGGCCACAAGTACCCTCGGGTGAAGCTCAACACCACCTACTCCTTCGGCCTGGACGACCAGGAGTTCGTCGTGGCCTTCGAGACCGACCATCCTTCGGACTTCCTCGACCTCGTGATGGAGCTACGGGAAACCGAAGCGACCCAGTACACGCAGCGGGACACTCCGATCTTCACTTGTATCCGGGTCGAGGGCCCGGACCTGTTGCGGACGCTCGGCGTGGAAGTTACGCAGGAGGCATGA
- a CDS encoding bifunctional precorrin-2 dehydrogenase/sirohydrochlorin ferrochelatase: MAYYPIFVDMTDKRVLVVGGGHVAEEKVAGLLRADAAGRITVVAPKLRPSLQRLLAEGKIDLIQRDYREGDMEGFDFVMVATDDGRVNAEIAAEGRRRRIWVNAADDPKNCDFILPAVVRQGQIVVAASTGGASPALARRLREELTDFLSEDFAALADLLGEVRTELRRKGVTPDAETWQRAIDGQLRALLAQRRWGQAKARLVRALGVADVIPVGIEYEDERAPKVEAAPPP; the protein is encoded by the coding sequence TTGGCTTATTACCCGATCTTCGTTGACATGACAGACAAGCGCGTGCTCGTCGTGGGCGGCGGGCATGTGGCGGAGGAGAAGGTGGCGGGCCTGCTGCGCGCCGACGCCGCCGGCCGCATCACGGTCGTCGCCCCCAAGCTCCGGCCCTCGCTGCAACGCCTTCTCGCCGAAGGCAAGATCGACCTCATTCAAAGGGACTACCGCGAAGGCGACATGGAGGGCTTCGACTTCGTCATGGTCGCCACCGACGACGGCCGCGTGAACGCCGAGATCGCCGCCGAAGGCAGGCGCCGGCGCATCTGGGTCAACGCCGCGGACGACCCGAAGAACTGCGACTTCATCCTGCCCGCGGTCGTCCGCCAGGGGCAGATCGTGGTCGCCGCTTCGACGGGAGGCGCCAGTCCGGCCCTGGCCCGCCGCCTGCGCGAAGAGCTCACGGACTTCCTGTCCGAGGACTTCGCCGCACTCGCCGACCTCCTGGGCGAGGTGCGGACTGAACTGCGGCGCAAGGGCGTCACGCCGGACGCCGAGACATGGCAGCGGGCGATCGACGGCCAGCTGCGCGCCCTCCTGGCCCAGCGCCGCTGGGGTCAGGCGAAGGCGAGGCTGGTCCGCGCCCTCGGCGTCGCCGACGTGATCCCCGTGGGCATCGAGTACGAAGACGAGCGCGCGCCGAAGGTGGAGGCCGCGCCCCCGCCATGA